From a region of the Drosophila virilis strain 15010-1051.87 chromosome 3, Dvir_AGI_RSII-ME, whole genome shotgun sequence genome:
- the Plp gene encoding myosin-10 isoform X10: MLLRSKYAPNFSMVPIRELQHERDSLQGRIDEQTHRISTLQKRLEEQRQRAEQLHRAGTSDLNTRVHELQSEVRNLGEQLSARDKQMATMQQQLQRSKDEIVRLEAELGTRTQPDRSLVERLEADVLQKSKELQNLKETMRTEMVNRLALPDLMETMLADKNDEIDHLQAQLEAKERELQAAKDVSQASSPAAGKQDASAKHSARTLSDIGSITEFPEPDVERRAENRSLHVPLQLPEAAGGFLHQTMETSKEAVANLTYKRTDDLSGFVMAHPVNTFEHPHYFQVPNGLGVTAQNSGDLTPGLVPRQINFSNLTEDSKMKTPSLLMQTPELPKAIASPELQQLRQKLSALEEEKHRQKTELETNLLQLQEQLSKEKQQVERQQKLLRDHEESEKKYRLRVESLEDKILETAAQGAADRETLRRELNLVSAAHAQCEQQHRDEAAARKRDVETLNAEIKAMTERNRELTETLQAAQQRSEELQQQVHALERDLERLRNSEQSSKQYSVDEIAQQVEKELNYSAQLDSNILKAIESEEENNLDKLHQKEVQTDATPASGNANGHGTDDENYTGERELLNQLEAVRAQLAVEREQTETLSKELLGEKQHSQEIQEQDVLIIEAMRKRLEAVLEAEDELHKQLDMERERCDRLQTQLTSLQRAESRRSSLLLKSPTDSPRKSPRADFESELCDRLRSELKLLTAQNERERERSADAQRSSERERQRYEKELQERVAYCERLKQEMDKLARDKESAEMELEHFNERLTLQANEIESLEARMVTLQESETRRASTRARQHQEQAKLQAEIHELKSKLLAAESTRESLEQKISQLRFDVARSAQRESKLSEALVQANDRLAHSTEDTVPAQFLQKMKEINMLLAENTQENRQMAETVQYLVGERIALQKKCEELGGNGTAHVSELEDRCRQLLGRYLRVESHRKALVYQKRYLKLTLESYQASEQLALQNMTGGKPIQPRLTKKKLFKTVALAIIAIQRIKYIGRIWHTGKRIVSKSVFTITQQRAGPCLNLNVPTSPRPVAHQNSNLNSNSPTSSNNIGRLSYAPASPSLAPAVNFSSLQPIVLAHDYTLQTPALLNNNNNTNNNNNNNNNENALPSLTSLDWPTTTQKAKRVHSRHH; the protein is encoded by the exons CGCATCGATGAGCAGACACATCGCATTTCGACGCTACAGAAGCGCCTGGAAGAGCAGCGCCAGCGTGCCGAGCAACTACATCGAGCAGGCACCTCCGATCTCAACACCCGTGTTCACGAGCTTCAGAGCGAGGTGCGCAATCTTGGCGAGCAGCTGTCGGCGCGCGATAAACAAATGGCCaccatgcagcagcagctgcagcgtaGCAAAGATGAAATAGTTCGCCTTGAGGCAGAGCTCGGTACACGCACTCAGCCGGACCGCAGTCTCGTCGAACGCCTGGAGGCGGATGTGCTGCAGAAGAGCAAAGAGCTGCAAAACCTCAAAGAGACGATGCGCACTGAGATGGTTAATCGCCTAGCGCTGCCCGATCTGATGGAAACTATGCTGGCTGATAAGAACGACGAGATTGACCATTTGCAGGCGCAATTGGAGGCAAAGGAGCGCGAGCTGCAGGCGGCCAAGGATGTCAGCCAGGCTTCCTCGCCGGCTGCCGGCAAGCAAGATGCAAGTGCTAAGCACAGCGCTCGAACTCTTAGCGACATTGGCTCGATTACCGAATTTCCTGAGCCGGATGTCGAACGGCGGGCAGAGAATCGCAGTCTTCATGTGCCACTTCAGCTGCCCGAGGCTGCGGGCGGCTTCCTGCATCAGACAATG GAAACCTCAAAGGAAGCTGTCGCGAATCTCACGTACAAGCGCACTGATGACTTGAGTGGCTTTGTAATGGCCCATCCTGTCAACACTTTCGAGCACCCACACTACTTTCAGGTGCCCAACGGTCTCGGTGTGACCGCTCAAAACAGCGGAGACCTGACACCGGGCTTGGTGCCTCGACAAATCAATTTCTCGAATTTAACAGAGGACTCCAAGATGAAGACGCCCAGCCTGCTAATGCAGACACCTGAGCTGCCCAAAGCTATAGCGTCGCCGGAACTGCAGCAGCTAAGGCAAAAGCTATCGGCACTGGAAGAGGAGAAGCATCGACAGAAAACCGAACTGGAGACTAATCTTTTACAATTGCAGGAGCAGCTCTCCAAGGAGAAGCAGCAGGTGGAGAGGCAGCAAAAGCTACTTCGAGACCACGAGGAGAGTGAGAAAAAATATAGGTTGCGCGTAGAGTCGCTGGAAGATAAAATTTTAGAGACTGCCGCCCAGGGGGCAGCCGATCGAGAAACGCTGCGAAGAGAGCTGAACTTAGTGAGTGCGGCGCATGCACAGTGCGAGCAACAGCATCGGGATGAGGCAGCGGCCCGAAAGCGAGATGTTGAGACACTTAATGCAGAGATAAAGGCCATGACGGAACGTAATCGAGAGCTGACCGAAACATTGCAGGCCGCACAGCAGCGCAGTGAGGAGCTACAGCAACAGGTGCACGCCCTGGAACGTGATCTGGAGCGACTGAGGAACAGTGAGCAAAGCTCCAAGCAATATTCGGTAGATGAAATCGCACAGCAAGTGGAAAAGGAGCTCAACTACTCGGCGCAGCTCGACTCGAATATACTCAAAGCTATTGAAAGCGAAGAGGAAAACAATTTGGACAAGTTGCACCAAAAAGAAGTCCAGACTGATGCCACTCCTGCCTCCGGAAATGCAAACGGACACGGCACTGACGACGAGAATTACACCGGCGAGCGCGAGCTGCTAAATCAGTTGGAGGCAGTCAGGGCTCAGCTGGCCGTGGAGCGCGAGCAAACTGAGACGCTGAGCAAAGAGCTTCTGGGCGAGAAACAGCATTCGCAAGAAATACAGGAGCAGGATGTGCTGATCATCGAGGCAATGCGTAAGCGCCTGGAAGCCGTACTGGAGGCCGAAGACGAACTACACAAACAATTGGACATGGAGCGCGAGCGGTGCGACAGGCTACAAACACAGCTGACTTCACTGCAGCGGGCCGAAAGTCGGCGCAGTAGCTTGTTATTGAAGTCACCCACCGACTCGCCCCGCAAATCGCCTCGCGCGGATTTCGAGTCTGAGCTGTGCGATAGACTGCGCAGCGAACTAAAGTTGCTGACCGCCCAAAATGAACGGGAGAGGGAGCGCTCAGCGGATGCTCAACGCAGCAGCGAGCGTGAGCGTCAGCGCTATGAAAAGGAGCTCCAGGAACGCGTGGCCTATTGTGAGCGGCTCAAGCAGGAGATGGACAAGCTTGCACGGGACAAGGAATCGGCCGAAATGGAGCTAGAGCACTTCAACGAACGCCTTACATTGCAAGCCAACGAAATTGAGAGTCTGGAAGCGCGTATGGTGACACTACAAGAATCAGAAACACGTCGCGCCAGCACACGAGCTCGACAGCACCAGGAGCAGGCCAAACTGCAGGCAGAGATTCACGAGCTCAAGTCAAAGCTACTGGCTGCCGAGTCCACTAGAGAAAGCCTAGAGCAGAAAATCTCCCAACTGCGCTTCGATGTGGCCCGCTCAGCACAGCGTGAATCCAAGTTGTCAGAGGCCTTGGTTCAGGCCAACGATCGGCTGGCCCACAGCACGGAGGACACAGTGCCGGCACAGTTTCTGCAAAAAATGAAGGAGATCAACATGCTGCTGGCGGAGAACACACAGGAGAATCGACAGATGGCCGAAACAGTGCAGTATCTGGTAGGCGAGCGTATTGCGCTGCAAAAGAAGTGCGAGGAGCTCGGCGGCAATGGTACGGCACATGTCAGTGAGCTTGAGGATCGCTGCCGACAGCTGCTGGGCCGATATCTGCGAGTCGAGAGTCATCGCAAAGCGCTCGTTTATCAGAAGCGTTACCTCAAACTTACGCTGGAGAGCTACCAGGCGAGTGAGCAACTGGCGCTACAAAACATGACCGGTGGCAAGCCGATCCAACCGCGGCTCACCAAAAAGAAACTCTTCAA GACTGTCGCACTGGCCATTATCGCCATACAACGCATCAAGTACATTGGCCGCATTTGGCACACCGGCAAACGGATCGTGAGCAAATCCGTGTTCACAATAACGCAGCAAAG AGCTGGCCCGTGTCTCAATCTAAATGTGCCGACGTCTCCAAGGCCCGTGGCACATCAGAATTCTAACTTGAACAGCAACTCGCCCACCAGCTCAAACAATATAGGACGTTTGAGTTATGCGCCCGCCTCCCCGTCCCTCGCACCAGCTGTGAACTTCAGCAGCTTGCAGCCCATCGTACTAGCCCACGACTACACCTTGCAGACGCCAGCCctgctaaataataataacaatactaacaacaacaacaacaacaataacaatgaaaaCGCCCTGCCCTCGCTGACTAGTCTGGACTGGCcgacaacaacacaaaaagcaaaacgcGTGCATTCGCGACATCATTAG